Proteins encoded in a region of the Isosphaeraceae bacterium EP7 genome:
- a CDS encoding ABC transporter permease subunit: MGPGPVFRIELITGARRTRYFALRAFYVLILLWVVGQAYNSMSNARRFGTMMPGGDTSEMTIAEMSTYAYNIFSSILVVQILAIVFLTPAMVAGVIADERRRKTLHYLLASQLSSGEIVLGKLFARLLHIAVFVALGLPVMSLLTLFGGIDPRLVALSAALSLSLAYFLGGLSILVSTTSRSPREAVSVAYMLAIVGLVMPPMIEQMRALLAWPWDWVYEWCRPINDWIRVISPISFLNMSFRASMGQYVETLAWMVGLQIVYGSVFVLLAVLRLRPGFRKEGGPSRVGSLAKNMARARRLLPRPACGDDAMLWKERFVARTSGLTKGLILLVSLGIIGAIIATSIELIRNAALEAYFLGSDGGVRGARHNFNVYVRVLTGFVTAGWLLAVAAAASASITSEREGDTWISLMASTLDPHEVLRAKLVGSIWSLLPIPLLMMVYWAIGLAVGSVHPFGAAVAFLELCLFTAFAVTLGVYFSLTMKSSARALAATVGTMIFLNGAYLFCIVPMMRNERMELFAGFGPFLVALALLTPTEYTQMWNGSAFTYRRDFGELIFASVLGSLWYGAGAALMFGLSHARFDEFVERPRRF, translated from the coding sequence ATGGGGCCTGGACCTGTCTTCCGGATCGAACTGATCACGGGCGCCCGCCGGACCCGCTATTTCGCGCTTCGCGCGTTTTACGTGCTGATCCTTCTCTGGGTCGTCGGTCAGGCTTATAACTCGATGAGCAACGCGCGCCGCTTCGGGACGATGATGCCCGGGGGCGATACGTCCGAGATGACGATCGCAGAAATGAGCACGTATGCTTACAATATCTTCTCCTCAATCCTCGTCGTCCAGATCCTCGCGATCGTCTTCCTGACCCCTGCGATGGTGGCCGGGGTGATCGCCGATGAACGCCGACGTAAAACCTTGCACTATTTACTGGCCAGCCAGCTCTCCAGCGGAGAGATCGTCCTGGGCAAGCTGTTCGCCCGCCTCCTGCACATCGCCGTCTTCGTGGCGCTGGGCCTTCCCGTCATGAGCCTGCTGACGCTCTTCGGCGGGATCGACCCGCGACTGGTCGCCCTCTCGGCGGCCCTCAGTCTCTCGCTGGCCTACTTCCTCGGCGGGCTCTCGATCCTCGTCTCCACCACGTCAAGGAGCCCCCGCGAGGCGGTCTCCGTGGCGTACATGCTCGCGATCGTCGGCCTCGTGATGCCGCCGATGATCGAGCAGATGAGGGCATTGCTGGCCTGGCCCTGGGATTGGGTCTACGAGTGGTGCCGACCCATCAATGACTGGATCCGCGTGATCAGTCCGATTTCGTTCCTCAACATGAGCTTCCGCGCGAGCATGGGGCAATATGTTGAGACGTTGGCCTGGATGGTTGGCCTCCAGATCGTTTACGGGTCGGTCTTCGTGCTGCTGGCGGTCCTGCGATTGCGTCCGGGGTTCCGAAAGGAAGGGGGACCTTCGAGGGTCGGATCACTGGCGAAGAACATGGCGAGGGCCAGGCGGTTGTTGCCGAGGCCGGCGTGCGGAGACGACGCGATGCTCTGGAAGGAGCGTTTCGTCGCCCGGACCAGCGGCCTGACCAAGGGCCTGATCCTGCTCGTGTCGCTGGGAATTATCGGCGCGATCATCGCTACGTCGATTGAACTCATCAGGAACGCCGCCCTCGAAGCCTACTTTCTCGGTTCGGATGGAGGGGTGAGAGGGGCCAGGCATAACTTCAATGTGTACGTGCGCGTGCTGACTGGTTTCGTCACGGCGGGCTGGCTGCTGGCCGTGGCGGCGGCCGCGTCAGCCTCGATCACGTCGGAGCGCGAGGGCGACACGTGGATCAGCCTGATGGCCTCGACGCTCGATCCGCACGAGGTTCTGAGGGCCAAGCTCGTGGGTTCGATCTGGAGCCTCCTCCCGATCCCCCTGCTCATGATGGTCTACTGGGCCATCGGCCTGGCCGTAGGCTCCGTGCACCCATTCGGGGCCGCCGTCGCGTTCCTGGAGTTGTGCCTCTTCACCGCGTTCGCGGTGACGCTCGGCGTCTACTTCTCGCTGACGATGAAGTCATCGGCCAGGGCCCTGGCGGCGACGGTCGGGACGATGATCTTCCTGAACGGGGCTTACCTGTTTTGCATCGTCCCGATGATGAGGAACGAGCGCATGGAACTCTTCGCCGGATTCGGGCCGTTCCTGGTTGCGTTGGCCCTGCTGACGCCCACGGAATACACTCAGATGTGGAACGGATCGGCTTTTACTTATCGGCGAGATTTCGGCGAGCTCATCTTCGCCAGCGTCCTGGGGAGCCTATGGTACGGGGCGGGAGCCGCGTTGATGTTCGGCCTATCCCACGCGCGTTTCGATGAGTTCGTCGAACGGCCACGGCGATTCTGA
- a CDS encoding ABC transporter permease subunit, which produces MLPGPVFAMELLTTARRRRYYVFRTVYATAILGFMLMWFGQYRRMMDGAEMSFQEIAAVGLATFGMVAYVEIITVLGLTPVLVAGVIADETQRKTLHFVLATPLPSSEIVLGKMLARLLHIFIFIAIIVPILAILSLAGGVDPWLEMALIVGSAATGFFLASISLLASTLARRVRDAVLISYAIEAIWLLGSACVAWLMWMISDFAWPPLLVALGIVSEALWAINPSAVFSRFGDLYQGKSSAFFGALWLMVGLQLALGLVFTTLAVFQLRPAFRRRESQSPVENGRWRLPIPARFRRARAVGNWPMVWKERHAHTRGVARLLVLLLGVMMLAFTGITVFNLAAVVFQQWSQNPPPGPQMFGPDFALTMGIRAFATAWGAILMLSVASAASSSITSEKEGDTWLSLIATDLSSREILAGKAAGALAGAWIPALVLVLLVAIGSGFGTLHPLGVILFTLLILVYAAFSASLGLFLSLKSRTTWRAQAFAVGIMLMLSIGIFCCSPLIMATAWMLAASPLVAMGGSLFSSSELPTLFDAFDGMGFVAGFVGWAGYGVAAYLLWVSSVRTLEEERGDLGPSDHARRMRMLKPADEDGIEFIP; this is translated from the coding sequence ATGCTCCCCGGTCCTGTCTTCGCGATGGAACTGCTGACGACCGCACGACGAAGGCGTTACTACGTCTTCCGGACGGTCTACGCCACCGCCATCCTCGGCTTCATGCTGATGTGGTTCGGCCAGTACCGCCGGATGATGGATGGGGCTGAGATGTCCTTTCAGGAGATCGCGGCGGTCGGCCTGGCGACCTTCGGGATGGTCGCCTATGTCGAGATCATCACCGTTCTGGGGCTGACCCCGGTCCTGGTCGCCGGTGTAATCGCCGATGAGACCCAGCGCAAGACGCTCCATTTCGTGCTCGCCACGCCGCTGCCAAGCTCGGAAATCGTCCTGGGGAAGATGCTGGCGCGGCTGCTCCACATCTTCATCTTCATCGCGATCATCGTCCCCATCCTGGCGATCCTCAGCCTGGCGGGGGGCGTCGACCCGTGGCTGGAGATGGCCCTGATCGTGGGGTCGGCGGCGACCGGATTCTTCCTGGCTTCGATCTCGCTCCTGGCCTCAACCCTGGCGAGGCGGGTGCGCGACGCGGTCCTCATCTCGTATGCGATCGAGGCGATCTGGCTCCTCGGATCGGCGTGCGTCGCCTGGCTGATGTGGATGATCTCGGATTTCGCCTGGCCCCCCCTGCTGGTCGCCCTGGGTATAGTGTCCGAAGCCCTATGGGCCATCAATCCGTCCGCGGTCTTCTCGCGATTCGGGGATCTCTATCAGGGGAAATCGTCCGCCTTCTTCGGGGCCTTGTGGTTGATGGTCGGGTTGCAGTTGGCCCTGGGTCTGGTGTTCACGACGCTGGCGGTGTTCCAACTCCGCCCTGCATTCCGCCGCAGAGAGTCGCAATCGCCCGTCGAGAATGGCCGCTGGAGGCTGCCGATCCCGGCCCGATTCCGTCGCGCCAGGGCCGTGGGCAACTGGCCCATGGTCTGGAAGGAGAGGCATGCCCACACCCGCGGTGTGGCCCGTTTGTTGGTCCTCTTGCTCGGCGTCATGATGCTCGCGTTCACGGGGATCACCGTGTTCAATCTCGCGGCGGTCGTCTTCCAGCAGTGGAGCCAGAATCCGCCCCCCGGACCGCAAATGTTTGGGCCCGACTTCGCATTGACGATGGGCATACGGGCGTTTGCGACGGCGTGGGGAGCCATTCTGATGCTCTCCGTCGCCAGTGCCGCCTCTTCCTCGATCACGTCGGAGAAAGAGGGGGATACCTGGCTCAGCCTCATCGCGACGGATCTCAGTTCTCGCGAAATCCTGGCGGGAAAGGCGGCCGGCGCACTCGCCGGGGCATGGATCCCCGCTCTCGTGCTCGTCTTGCTCGTCGCCATCGGGAGTGGGTTCGGGACCTTGCACCCCCTGGGTGTCATCCTCTTCACGCTGCTCATCCTGGTCTATGCCGCGTTCTCGGCATCGCTCGGTCTGTTCCTCTCATTGAAGAGTCGGACGACATGGCGGGCCCAGGCGTTCGCGGTGGGAATCATGCTCATGCTGAGCATCGGCATCTTTTGCTGCTCGCCCTTGATCATGGCCACAGCCTGGATGCTGGCCGCTTCTCCGCTGGTCGCGATGGGCGGCAGCCTGTTTAGCTCGTCGGAATTGCCCACGCTGTTCGACGCATTCGACGGAATGGGATTCGTCGCGGGGTTCGTCGGTTGGGCCGGGTACGGCGTGGCGGCTTACCTCCTCTGGGTTTCGTCGGTTCGTACGCTGGAAGAGGAACGCGGAGATCTCGGCCCTTCCGACCATGCCCGGCGGATGCGGATGCTCAAGCCTGCCGACGAGGATGGAATTGAGTTCATCCCCTGA
- a CDS encoding DUF429 domain-containing protein, whose product MVARTRMRPRVPGICVGIDLAGVPHRETGVAILRDGRLDLLVAASTDDEILELASRAGRRGTIAINAPLTRPAGRCCLEDDCRCRVDPGTRSRALERELGRMGVPTLATALIKVLARRGAILDASLRERGFDPLEVYPFATLKLLGLPWQAKKTKLGRRKIHRALKPLVPGLNHPRASEHQIDAVVCALTALMWRQRQTCTVGIADEGLMVIPDPRKLPLPTTR is encoded by the coding sequence ATGGTCGCACGCACGCGGATGAGACCCAGGGTGCCGGGCATCTGCGTCGGCATCGACCTGGCCGGAGTGCCGCACCGCGAGACCGGCGTGGCGATCTTGCGGGATGGCCGGCTGGACCTCCTCGTCGCGGCTTCGACCGACGACGAGATTCTCGAACTCGCGAGCCGGGCGGGGCGCCGCGGAACGATCGCGATCAACGCACCGCTGACTCGACCGGCGGGTCGTTGCTGCCTCGAAGACGACTGCCGATGTCGGGTCGACCCGGGTACGCGCAGCAGGGCCCTGGAACGCGAACTCGGACGGATGGGCGTGCCCACTCTGGCCACCGCGCTCATCAAGGTGCTGGCACGCCGGGGTGCAATCCTCGACGCGTCACTCCGCGAACGTGGCTTCGACCCCCTGGAGGTCTACCCGTTCGCCACGCTCAAGCTGCTGGGCCTCCCCTGGCAGGCGAAGAAGACAAAGCTAGGACGCCGGAAGATCCATCGAGCCTTGAAGCCGCTGGTCCCCGGCCTGAATCACCCCCGGGCCTCGGAACACCAGATCGATGCCGTCGTCTGCGCCCTCACGGCCTTGATGTGGCGGCAGCGGCAGACCTGCACCGTGGGGATCGCCGACGAGGGCCTGATGGTCATCCCCGACCCTCGAAAGCTCCCCCTTCCCACGACGCGCTGA
- a CDS encoding replication-associated recombination protein A, translated as MARTIHRNLFGDPDEPEPRGHTAGEPYATAPGDGDPGEAPLADRMRPRSLSEYVGQGHLVGEGRAFRRLFERGSLPPSLIFWGPPGTGKTTLARLLAAHAGARLAAISAVLAGVKDLRQAIGEAADARRRGQRTILFIDEIHRFNKAQQDALLPAVEDGTVTLLGATTENPSFEVIGALLSRCRVMVLNPLSPDDIAALIRRALADAARGLADLSPEMAEGLIGRLAAGSGGDARSALTSLEAAVRATPPDEDGTRRMSEATLIEAMGRARYAYDKGGEEHYNLASALIKSLRNSDVDAGLYWLARLIEGGADPVFIARRLCILASEDIGMADPQAMVQAASAAQIVQLIGLPEGLYPLSQATIYLAGAPKSNAIKRAYQAAAEDASATASEPVPKHLRNAVTNLMKAQGYGQGYRYAHDDPAARGEMACRPETLEGHVYYEQSPLDDDAV; from the coding sequence ATGGCCAGGACGATCCACAGGAATCTCTTCGGCGACCCGGATGAGCCCGAGCCGAGGGGCCACACCGCGGGCGAGCCGTACGCCACGGCCCCGGGCGACGGCGACCCGGGCGAGGCCCCGCTGGCCGACCGGATGCGACCGAGGTCGCTGTCGGAGTACGTCGGCCAGGGACATCTCGTCGGCGAGGGCCGGGCCTTCCGCCGCCTCTTCGAACGCGGCTCGCTCCCCCCCTCCTTGATCTTCTGGGGACCGCCGGGGACCGGCAAGACGACCCTGGCCCGGCTGCTGGCGGCCCACGCCGGGGCGAGGTTGGCGGCCATCTCGGCCGTCCTGGCCGGGGTCAAGGACCTGCGCCAGGCCATCGGCGAGGCGGCCGACGCCAGGCGCCGCGGCCAGCGGACGATCCTCTTCATCGACGAGATCCATCGGTTCAACAAGGCCCAGCAAGACGCACTCCTGCCCGCGGTGGAGGATGGGACCGTCACACTGCTGGGAGCGACGACCGAGAACCCCTCGTTCGAGGTCATCGGTGCGCTTCTCTCCCGCTGCCGGGTCATGGTCCTCAACCCCCTGAGCCCCGACGACATCGCCGCCCTGATTCGCCGGGCACTCGCAGACGCTGCCCGAGGCCTCGCGGACCTCTCGCCCGAGATGGCGGAAGGCCTGATCGGCCGACTTGCGGCGGGCTCCGGCGGCGATGCGCGTTCAGCACTCACCTCGCTGGAGGCCGCCGTCCGGGCGACTCCTCCGGATGAGGACGGCACGCGTCGCATGAGCGAGGCCACGCTCATCGAGGCGATGGGCCGCGCCCGCTACGCGTACGACAAGGGGGGCGAGGAGCATTACAACCTCGCCTCCGCGCTCATTAAATCGCTGCGCAATTCGGACGTCGATGCCGGCCTGTACTGGCTCGCCCGCCTGATCGAAGGGGGGGCCGACCCCGTCTTCATCGCGCGTAGGCTCTGTATCCTGGCCTCGGAAGACATCGGCATGGCCGATCCTCAGGCGATGGTGCAGGCGGCTTCGGCGGCGCAAATCGTGCAGCTCATCGGCCTGCCAGAGGGCCTCTATCCGCTCTCGCAGGCGACCATCTACCTGGCCGGCGCCCCCAAGTCGAACGCGATCAAGCGAGCCTACCAGGCCGCCGCCGAGGACGCCTCCGCGACGGCAAGCGAGCCGGTTCCCAAGCACTTGCGCAACGCGGTGACAAACCTGATGAAGGCGCAGGGGTACGGCCAGGGATATCGGTACGCCCACGACGACCCCGCCGCGCGTGGCGAGATGGCCTGTCGCCCGGAAACCCTGGAAGGGCACGTCTACTACGAACAGTCACCGTTGGATGACGACGCAGTTTGA